The nucleotide sequence CGATCATCACCCTCTGGTCACCGATGAACTCCAGGCCCGGCCAGCTGGCCGCGTAAGCCGTCCCCTCCGGCGGGTAAACGCCCCCGCTGAGCTTCGAGACCTCGCTCTCCTCGATCTCCCAGCCTGGGTAGAGCCGCCGCATCATGTTGTCGGTCTGTTCCAGATCCGCTGCGCCCACTTCGCGTAGCAGCCGCGGCACGTCGCCATCGGCGTACACCAGAAATCCCGTCTTGGCTCCCAAAGCCCCTCCCCATGGTGTTGCCCTCGCTGGCGGATGCACGGTAGCCGCCCACACCGACAACGGAGCCGACTCGCTCGGTCCGCGCGGGTCGGGCTGGGCCGTCCCTGGGCCGTGCGAGGGCACCCAAGGCCGGCCAACGGCGACCGACAGTGACAGACGAAGCGCAGCCCGCAGCCGCGAAGTACCAGTTCAGAGCGCTCAGACTCAACGCGTTTCCGCCCAGGGGTGGCCGTACGGCAAGATGGGTGTTTCTTTCCGTCGGCATGCGTCAGGCTGCTGGTCTCTGAGGCACAAGGAAGTCGAGCAAGATCCGCCCAACGAACTGAGGGAGTAACCCAGTTGATGCCTAGGCTCCTGCCTCCGTTCGAATGGACCTGTCTTGGCAGGCGCCGTTTCGTGGCAGTCCTTAGAGCTTGTGCGGATCGCTGACAGCCAACAGGCAGCCTCGGCTGATCGCGACCCGCAATACGTCGCGCAGTGCACTGGCCAAGTCCCGTGCCAGGCTGCGGACCTCGTCCGGGTCCGCGCCCGCGTCGTCGAGCGTGTCCGAGACTTGGTCCAGCAACTCAGTAGCGACGTCGAGTTGGGCCGACTCGACGTCGTCTGCCAAGCGGGAGATGTAGCCACTACGGTCGCCGGTGCTCAGGTAGCAGGGCTTGCCTTCCGGACCCACCCAAGGAAGAAGCCGGAGTTCGCTCGGGGCTGTCATGGCGAGGGATGCCTCTCGTTGATCACGTGGTGGGAGGTGAAGACCGCGTCGACACGGTCTCCCGGGAACGCCAGGAGCGCGACCTCGGTGACACGTCCGCTGGAGTCGGTGGCAATGCGGGTGATAGCGAGGACAGCCGTCGCGGAAGGGATCTTCAGGGCCGAGGCTTCGTCCGGTGTCGCTGAGCGAGCGCAGACCGTCTCTCGGATGGCGGCCGGTGACGGGCCGAGGACGGCGAATCTTGCGAGCGCTTCTCGGCGCGCGGGGGCGTCGTCGAGCACTCCGGCCGGCGCCAGGGCGCGTGGCATGTAGATGCGGGCCAGTCCTTGGGGCGTATCGCCATCGAGACTGAGGCAGGAGAGCTCCGCCAGGGGGCTGCCTGTCGGCACCATCAAGAGAGCTGCGAGGCTGCCGCGGGCCGGGATCGTGGCGCTACGAACGGTGATGCGCAACGCCGGTCCAGTGGCCGTCAACAGGTCCAGCGTTCCCCAGCCGCCGACGTACATGATCTTGCGTGGTGCCCGTCGGACGAAGTTGCCCTTGCCGTGGATTTTCTCGACGAGGCGTTCGCCCTGGAGCACTGCGAGGGCATGGCGCAGTGTCACCGTGCTCACGGCGTACTGTTCGGCCAGGGCCGTTTCGGATGGGAGTCGTTCGCCGGGTTGGAGACGGCCGGAGGTGATCTGCTGCCGTAGGTCGTCGGCGATGTCATGGTGGCGAGGTGGCACGAGTACCGTCACCGCCTTCTCATAGGCCGCGCGGCGACGAGTCGGGTACGCGTGTGCATGGTCAGCAGCTCGCCCGACTCGAAGACGAGTTGCTTCGCACCGTGAGGAAGCTGGAGCAGGTCGCTCACGCGGCAGGCTCTGCCGCCGAGTTGGATGACGTCGCCGCGCTGCACGGTACTGGCAGTGATTTCGACGCTCGTTACCGGTGCGCTACCGGCGATCGGGGGCCTCACCGCGTCACCACCACGGACGCAGGCAGGTCGACGGCCCTATGGCACAGGCAGTCGCACGCTTCATAGATCACCGGAAGATCGATGGGTGCCGGTGCCGGCG is from Streptomyces seoulensis and encodes:
- a CDS encoding GntR family transcriptional regulator yields the protein MTVLVPPRHHDIADDLRQQITSGRLQPGERLPSETALAEQYAVSTVTLRHALAVLQGERLVEKIHGKGNFVRRAPRKIMYVGGWGTLDLLTATGPALRITVRSATIPARGSLAALLMVPTGSPLAELSCLSLDGDTPQGLARIYMPRALAPAGVLDDAPARREALARFAVLGPSPAAIRETVCARSATPDEASALKIPSATAVLAITRIATDSSGRVTEVALLAFPGDRVDAVFTSHHVINERHPSP